A stretch of the Amycolatopsis sp. BJA-103 genome encodes the following:
- a CDS encoding DJ-1/PfpI family protein produces the protein MSAGVAAGVTVPAATAASPLRVQILMFDGVEEQDFIAPVEVLGLAGKLTGGALQSSLVTAGRPGPVRCTYGTTVDVPRGWSPEEADVLVVPGGGYKDRNGPGVHRLNADQGFLRRLKASRALPVGICTGTMVLSAAGLTKGRNATTHSGAKADLAAQGAKVIDARVVDDGDLITGGGITSGLEVSLWLVERFLGAKVAQRAEVVLEYERRGTVWRA, from the coding sequence TTGTCCGCCGGCGTCGCCGCCGGGGTCACCGTGCCCGCCGCCACGGCGGCGTCACCTTTGCGCGTTCAAATCCTGATGTTCGACGGCGTGGAGGAACAGGACTTCATCGCGCCCGTCGAAGTACTCGGGCTGGCCGGGAAACTCACCGGCGGCGCTCTCCAGTCCTCGCTCGTGACCGCCGGGCGGCCCGGGCCCGTGCGCTGCACCTACGGCACGACCGTCGACGTCCCGCGCGGCTGGTCGCCGGAGGAGGCCGACGTCCTCGTGGTGCCGGGCGGCGGCTACAAGGACCGGAACGGTCCGGGCGTGCACCGGCTCAACGCCGATCAGGGTTTCCTGCGGCGCCTGAAGGCTTCGCGGGCGCTGCCGGTCGGGATCTGCACCGGCACGATGGTGCTGTCCGCAGCGGGCCTGACCAAGGGCCGCAACGCGACGACACACAGCGGCGCGAAGGCGGATCTGGCCGCTCAGGGCGCGAAGGTGATCGACGCGCGCGTCGTCGACGACGGCGATCTGATCACCGGCGGCGGGATCACTTCGGGGCTCGAGGTTTCGCTCTGGCTCGTGGAGCGGTTCCTAGGCGCGAAGGTGGCTCAACGGGCGGAGGTCGTGCTGGAGTACGAGCGTCGTGGCACTGTCTGGCGGGCGTAA
- a CDS encoding Trp family transcriptional regulator, giving the protein MNDKVRRLLLAADEIATRTRQRNDLMCELFADGMPQREIAKYGQVNQATVSRVVARARVVDRKGA; this is encoded by the coding sequence ATGAATGACAAGGTGCGACGGCTTCTGCTGGCGGCGGACGAGATCGCGACTCGGACACGTCAGCGAAATGACTTGATGTGCGAGCTGTTCGCTGACGGGATGCCACAGCGCGAAATCGCCAAGTACGGCCAAGTGAACCAGGCTACCGTGAGCCGGGTCGTCGCGCGAGCACGTGTTGTCGACAGGAAGGGTGCGTGA
- the dxs gene encoding 1-deoxy-D-xylulose-5-phosphate synthase produces MTLLESVHGPADLKRMDQEQLGELAAEIRDFLVEKVRLAGGHLGPNLGVVELTMALHRVFDSPNDAIVWDVGHQAYVHKIVTGRHDGFGKLRQLGGLTGYPARCESEHDLVENSHASTALSYVDGLAKAFELGGGGRHAIAVVGDGALTGGMCWEALNNIAANPRRPVVIVINDNGRSYSPTIGGVADHLASLRLKPGYERVLDRGKELLRHTPIVGKPIYAALHAAKAGLKDALSPQMMFSDLGLKYLGPVDGHDLGALEKAFQSARDFGGAVIVHVVTEKGHGYEPAVTNQADQMHQTDPIDPETGLPPVKGPSWTGVFADELVKIGADREDVVAITAAMLRSTGLHKFAEAYPDRWYDVGIAEQHAVTSAAGLAMGGKHPVVAVYSTFLNRAFDQVLMDVALHRQPVTLVLDRAGITGPDGPSHHGMWDLSLLGMVPGMRVAAPRDAGTLREELREAVAVEDGPTALRFSKGGVIDSVPAVERVGVVDVLRKPSGDADVLLVAVGAFAMLGLAAADRLADQGIGVTVVDPRWVVPAPAELVALAEQHKLVVSVEDSGRHGGFGSALAALFRDAECDVPLRDLAVPQVFHDHGSREEVLARVGLTAQDVARRVTEWSANLASRTPAPEDTHR; encoded by the coding sequence GTGACGTTGCTCGAGTCCGTGCACGGACCGGCCGACTTGAAGCGGATGGACCAGGAACAGCTCGGCGAGCTGGCCGCGGAGATCCGCGACTTCCTGGTCGAGAAGGTGCGGCTCGCCGGTGGTCACCTCGGCCCGAACCTGGGTGTGGTCGAGCTGACGATGGCGCTGCACCGGGTCTTCGACTCGCCGAACGACGCCATCGTGTGGGACGTGGGTCACCAGGCCTACGTGCACAAGATCGTCACCGGCAGGCACGACGGCTTCGGCAAGCTGCGCCAGCTCGGCGGCCTCACCGGCTACCCGGCGCGCTGCGAGAGCGAGCACGACCTCGTCGAGAACAGCCACGCCTCGACCGCTCTGTCCTATGTGGACGGCCTGGCGAAGGCGTTCGAACTCGGCGGTGGCGGCAGGCACGCGATCGCGGTCGTCGGCGACGGCGCGCTGACCGGCGGCATGTGCTGGGAGGCGCTCAACAACATCGCCGCGAACCCGCGGCGCCCGGTCGTCATCGTCATCAACGACAACGGCCGCTCGTACTCGCCGACCATCGGTGGCGTTGCGGATCACTTGGCGTCGCTGCGGCTCAAGCCGGGCTACGAGCGTGTATTGGACCGCGGCAAGGAACTGCTGCGGCACACGCCCATCGTCGGCAAGCCGATCTACGCGGCGCTGCACGCGGCGAAGGCGGGGCTCAAGGACGCGCTGAGCCCGCAGATGATGTTCTCCGACCTCGGCCTCAAGTACCTCGGGCCGGTCGACGGGCACGACCTCGGCGCGCTGGAGAAGGCGTTCCAGAGCGCCCGCGACTTCGGCGGCGCGGTCATCGTGCACGTGGTCACCGAGAAGGGTCACGGCTACGAGCCCGCGGTCACCAACCAGGCCGACCAGATGCACCAGACCGACCCGATCGACCCGGAAACCGGCCTGCCGCCGGTCAAGGGGCCGAGCTGGACCGGCGTCTTCGCCGACGAACTGGTCAAGATCGGCGCCGACCGCGAGGACGTCGTCGCGATCACCGCGGCGATGCTGCGCTCGACCGGGCTGCACAAGTTCGCCGAGGCGTACCCGGACCGCTGGTACGACGTCGGGATCGCCGAGCAGCACGCGGTGACCTCGGCCGCCGGTCTCGCGATGGGCGGCAAGCACCCCGTCGTCGCGGTCTACTCGACCTTCTTGAACCGCGCGTTCGACCAGGTCCTGATGGACGTCGCGCTGCACCGCCAGCCGGTGACGCTGGTGCTGGACCGCGCCGGGATCACCGGGCCGGACGGGCCGAGTCACCACGGCATGTGGGACCTCTCGCTGCTGGGCATGGTGCCGGGCATGCGGGTCGCCGCGCCGCGTGACGCCGGGACGCTGCGCGAGGAGCTGCGCGAGGCCGTCGCCGTCGAGGACGGGCCGACGGCGCTGCGGTTCTCCAAGGGCGGCGTGATCGACTCCGTTCCCGCCGTCGAACGCGTCGGGGTGGTGGACGTGCTGCGCAAGCCGTCCGGCGACGCCGACGTCCTGCTGGTCGCGGTGGGCGCGTTCGCGATGCTCGGGCTCGCCGCCGCGGACAGGCTGGCCGACCAGGGCATCGGCGTGACCGTGGTGGACCCGCGCTGGGTCGTCCCGGCGCCCGCCGAACTGGTGGCGCTGGCCGAGCAGCACAAGCTCGTCGTGAGCGTCGAGGACAGCGGCCGTCACGGTGGTTTCGGTTCCGCGCTGGCCGCGCTGTTCCGCGACGCGGAATGCGACGTGCCGCTGCGGGATCTGGCCGTGCCGCAGGTGTTCCACGACCACGGCTCGCGCGAGGAGGTGCTGGCCCGCGTCGGGCTCACCGCGCAGGACGTCGCGCGGCGGGTCACCGAATGGTCCGCGAACCTGGCGAGCCGGACGCCTGCGCCGGAGGACACGCACCGCTGA
- a CDS encoding GMC family oxidoreductase encodes MTGEFDYIVVGGGTAGSVVAARLSEDPDVTVALLEAGPSDVDDPAVLELTKWMALLESGYDWDYLVEPQDSGNSFLRHARARVLGGCSSHNSCIAFWAPAEDLDEWASLGLPGWSAKDIFPLYKRLETNDGPGDHHGRSGPVTIRSVPPNDPTGVALLQACEQAGIPRTEFNSGKTVTHGANWFQINAREDGTRSSASVSYLHPIIGKRPNLEIITGARVRRLLFDGKRCTGAEYLADDLIHGVKLRARREVILSSGAIDTPKLLMLSGIGPAAHLREVGVDVLVDSPGVGENLQDHPEGVIQWDALQPMTTESTQWWEIGIFTSTEEGLDRPDLMFHYGSVPFDMNTLRQGYPTTENGFCLTPNVTRSRSTGTVRLRSRDYRDKPKVDPRYFTDEHDMRVMTYGIKLARKIAEQPALDEWAGTELAPGRDVKTDDEIADYLRKTHNTVYHPACTAKMGGDDDPLAVLDARLRVRGVEGLRVADGSAMPFLVAVNPCITTMAIGEKCADLLKEDARA; translated from the coding sequence GTGACCGGAGAGTTCGACTACATCGTCGTCGGCGGCGGGACGGCGGGTTCGGTGGTCGCGGCGAGACTCTCGGAAGACCCGGACGTCACCGTGGCCCTCCTGGAAGCCGGACCGTCCGATGTGGACGACCCGGCGGTGCTGGAACTGACGAAGTGGATGGCCCTGCTGGAATCCGGCTACGACTGGGACTACCTGGTCGAACCGCAGGACTCCGGGAACTCCTTCCTGCGCCACGCCCGCGCGCGGGTGCTCGGCGGCTGCTCGTCGCACAACTCGTGCATCGCGTTCTGGGCACCGGCTGAAGACCTCGACGAATGGGCCTCGCTCGGCCTGCCCGGCTGGTCCGCCAAGGACATTTTCCCGCTGTACAAGCGTCTTGAGACCAACGACGGCCCCGGCGACCACCACGGCCGCTCGGGCCCGGTGACCATCCGCTCGGTGCCGCCGAACGACCCGACCGGCGTCGCGCTGCTGCAGGCGTGCGAGCAGGCAGGCATCCCGAGGACGGAATTCAACTCGGGCAAGACCGTCACGCACGGCGCGAACTGGTTCCAGATCAACGCGCGCGAAGACGGCACGCGGTCGTCGGCGTCGGTGTCCTACCTGCACCCGATCATCGGCAAGCGGCCGAACCTGGAGATCATCACCGGCGCCCGCGTCCGGCGGCTGCTGTTCGACGGCAAACGCTGCACCGGCGCGGAATACCTGGCCGACGACCTGATCCACGGCGTCAAGCTGCGCGCGCGCCGCGAGGTCATCCTGTCGTCGGGCGCGATCGACACCCCGAAACTCCTGATGCTGTCGGGAATCGGCCCGGCCGCGCATCTGCGCGAGGTCGGCGTGGACGTGCTGGTGGACTCCCCCGGCGTCGGCGAGAACCTGCAGGATCACCCCGAAGGCGTCATCCAGTGGGACGCGCTGCAACCGATGACCACCGAATCCACGCAATGGTGGGAAATCGGCATCTTCACCAGCACGGAGGAAGGCCTCGACCGGCCGGACCTGATGTTCCACTACGGCTCCGTGCCGTTCGACATGAACACCCTCCGGCAGGGTTATCCCACCACGGAGAACGGCTTCTGCCTGACCCCGAACGTCACCCGGTCGCGCTCGACCGGGACCGTGCGGCTGCGCAGCCGTGACTACCGGGACAAGCCGAAGGTGGATCCGCGCTACTTCACCGACGAGCACGACATGCGCGTGATGACCTACGGCATCAAACTGGCCCGCAAGATCGCCGAACAACCCGCCCTGGACGAATGGGCGGGCACGGAACTCGCGCCCGGCAGGGACGTCAAGACCGACGACGAGATCGCGGACTACCTGCGCAAGACGCACAACACGGTCTATCACCCCGCGTGCACCGCGAAAATGGGCGGCGACGACGACCCGCTGGCCGTGCTGGACGCGCGGCTGCGGGTGCGCGGCGTCGAAGGCCTGCGGGTCGCCGACGGTTCGGCGATGCCGTTCCTGGTCGCGGTGAACCCGTGCATCACGACGATGGCGATCGGCGAGAAGTGCGCGGACCTGCTGAAGGAGGATGCGCGCGCTTAA
- a CDS encoding oxidoreductase, whose amino-acid sequence MKVALVTGASAGIGEATALALQEAGYTVYGAARRVERMAGLAERGIKILAMDVTDDASMVAGVERIIDETGRIDVLVNNAGYGSYGAFEDVPLSEGKYQFEVNLFGLARLVQLTTPHMRAQGSGKIVNISSIGGKIYEPLGGWYHSTKFAVEGLSDSLRLELKPFGIDVVVIEPGAIKTEWGGIAVENLLKTSGDTAYAPQAKALAKFFGQAARGSHPKVIADVILKAVQARRPKTRYAAGLGAKPILFVRRVLPDRAFDALFLGVLRRFA is encoded by the coding sequence ATGAAGGTCGCACTGGTCACGGGCGCTTCCGCGGGCATCGGCGAAGCCACCGCCCTCGCGCTGCAGGAAGCGGGCTACACGGTCTACGGCGCCGCGCGGCGCGTCGAGCGGATGGCGGGGCTCGCCGAACGCGGGATCAAGATCCTCGCGATGGACGTCACCGACGACGCGTCGATGGTCGCGGGCGTCGAGCGGATCATCGACGAGACCGGCCGTATCGACGTCCTGGTCAACAACGCGGGCTACGGCTCGTACGGCGCCTTCGAGGACGTGCCGCTCTCGGAGGGGAAGTACCAGTTCGAGGTCAACCTCTTCGGCCTCGCGCGGCTCGTCCAGCTGACCACGCCGCATATGCGGGCCCAGGGCTCGGGGAAGATCGTGAACATCTCGTCGATCGGCGGCAAGATCTACGAACCGCTCGGCGGCTGGTACCACTCGACGAAGTTCGCCGTCGAAGGCCTGAGTGATTCCCTGCGGCTGGAGCTCAAGCCGTTCGGCATCGACGTCGTGGTGATCGAACCCGGCGCCATCAAGACCGAATGGGGCGGCATCGCGGTCGAGAACCTGCTCAAGACCTCGGGCGACACCGCCTACGCGCCGCAGGCCAAGGCACTGGCGAAGTTCTTCGGCCAGGCCGCGCGCGGCTCCCATCCGAAGGTGATCGCCGACGTCATCCTGAAGGCGGTCCAGGCCCGGCGCCCGAAGACCCGCTACGCCGCGGGACTCGGGGCGAAGCCGATCCTGTTCGTGCGCCGGGTGCTCCCGGACCGTGCCTTCGACGCGTTGTTCCTCGGCGTGCTGCGCCGCTTCGCCTAG
- a CDS encoding sensor histidine kinase: protein MATNALRSLWAEPRPANAPGRGPRDWALVAVLICWSVVEVVLRQDLAPSPLLLIAVLAVLGPLLWRRTHPLVAVAVSFGTLTIVDIVRILTGSQGALLNSSIAVLILAYALFRWGSGREATSGLGVILLWLAVIITLGADTTTRAEAIAGYAFFLFAAALGTAIRYRAKIRIRDVDQAKSREREQLARELHDTVAHHVSGIAIQAQAGRAIAASHPERAVEALAVIEDAATRTLTELRALVGVLRATQDTGFAPQPGVAEVEQLATDGQTGPCVEVTLSGELDDLSPAVGAAIYRLAQESITNARRHARHATQVTVAVTGDADQIRLTIDDDGSAAGGRAPAGYGLVGMRERVSLLGGTFHAGPAAERGWRVEAVLPRTGTPR, encoded by the coding sequence ATGGCCACCAACGCGCTCCGCTCGCTGTGGGCCGAACCTCGACCTGCGAATGCCCCGGGCCGGGGGCCGCGGGACTGGGCTTTGGTCGCAGTACTGATCTGCTGGTCGGTGGTGGAAGTGGTGCTTCGCCAGGACCTGGCGCCAAGCCCGCTGCTGCTCATCGCGGTGCTCGCGGTCCTCGGTCCCCTGCTGTGGCGACGTACGCACCCGCTCGTCGCGGTCGCGGTCTCCTTCGGCACGTTGACGATCGTCGACATCGTCAGAATTCTCACCGGGTCGCAAGGTGCCCTGCTGAACAGCAGCATCGCGGTGCTGATCCTGGCCTACGCCTTGTTCCGGTGGGGCTCCGGCCGGGAAGCCACGAGCGGCCTCGGCGTCATCCTGCTCTGGCTGGCCGTCATCATCACCCTCGGCGCCGACACCACCACCCGGGCGGAGGCGATCGCGGGATATGCGTTCTTCCTGTTCGCCGCCGCGCTCGGCACCGCGATCCGCTATCGCGCGAAGATCCGCATCCGCGACGTCGACCAAGCCAAGTCCCGCGAACGCGAACAGCTCGCTCGCGAGCTCCACGACACCGTCGCCCACCATGTCTCGGGCATCGCCATCCAGGCCCAAGCAGGACGTGCCATCGCGGCCTCCCACCCCGAGCGTGCCGTCGAGGCCCTGGCCGTCATCGAGGACGCGGCGACCCGCACCCTCACCGAGCTGCGCGCTCTCGTCGGCGTGCTCCGCGCCACGCAGGACACCGGGTTCGCGCCGCAGCCCGGCGTGGCCGAGGTCGAGCAGCTCGCCACCGACGGCCAGACGGGTCCCTGCGTCGAGGTGACGCTGTCCGGCGAGCTCGACGACCTCAGCCCGGCGGTCGGGGCCGCGATCTACCGCCTGGCCCAAGAGTCCATCACCAACGCTCGACGGCACGCCCGTCACGCGACCCAGGTCACCGTCGCCGTCACCGGCGACGCAGACCAGATACGGCTGACCATCGACGACGACGGCTCCGCCGCCGGCGGCCGCGCCCCGGCGGGCTACGGCCTGGTGGGCATGCGCGAACGCGTCTCACTGCTCGGCGGCACCTTCCACGCGGGCCCCGCCGCCGAGCGGGGCTGGCGGGTGGAGGCCGTCCTGCCTCGAACCGGGACGCCACGATGA
- a CDS encoding aldehyde dehydrogenase family protein, with product MADFFIGGEWVDAIGGGRREIRCPADGSLVAEVAEGTREDTEAAIAAARKAFDTGPWPNTPAPERGDLLLKVADLLDRDAEAFARAESLDTGKRLVESKYDMADIAACLRYFGKLAANDAGRVVDTGNPDAFSRIVHEPVGVCGLITPWNYPLLQTIWKVAPALAAGNTFVLKPSELTPHTCMMLMNLLTEAGLPGGVANLVLGAGAQAGAPLSEHPDVDLVSFTGGLATGKIIAASAAATIKKVALELGGKNPNVVFADSDFDTAVDYALTAVFLHSGQVCSAGARLIVQEEWHDRFVDELVRRAELIRLGGPFDPKAETGPLISAAHLEKIERYVAAALEEGAVLRTGGKRPDDRELAKGHYYLPTILDNVKQGSSAVVDESFGPVLTVETFTDEDDAVRIANDTHYGLAGAVFTSDASRAQRVANRLRHGTIWINDFHPYLPQAEWGGYKQSGFGRELGPTGLAEYVEAKHIYQNLRPEPQRWFSGESASN from the coding sequence ATGGCGGACTTTTTCATCGGTGGCGAGTGGGTCGACGCGATCGGCGGTGGTCGCAGGGAGATCCGCTGCCCCGCTGACGGGTCGCTGGTCGCGGAAGTCGCCGAAGGCACCCGTGAGGACACCGAAGCGGCCATCGCCGCCGCGAGGAAGGCCTTCGACACCGGCCCTTGGCCGAACACCCCCGCCCCCGAACGCGGTGACCTGCTGCTGAAGGTCGCGGACCTGCTCGACCGCGACGCCGAGGCCTTCGCCCGAGCCGAGTCGCTCGACACCGGGAAACGGCTGGTGGAGAGCAAGTACGACATGGCCGACATCGCCGCGTGCCTGCGCTACTTCGGCAAACTCGCCGCCAACGACGCGGGCCGGGTGGTCGACACCGGCAACCCGGACGCGTTCAGCCGGATCGTGCACGAGCCGGTCGGCGTCTGCGGGCTGATCACGCCGTGGAACTACCCGCTCCTGCAGACCATCTGGAAGGTGGCCCCCGCGCTCGCGGCGGGCAACACCTTCGTCCTCAAACCCAGCGAACTGACGCCGCACACCTGCATGATGCTGATGAACCTGCTGACCGAGGCCGGGCTGCCCGGCGGCGTCGCGAACCTGGTGCTCGGCGCCGGCGCGCAGGCCGGGGCGCCTCTTTCGGAGCATCCGGATGTCGATCTCGTTTCGTTCACCGGCGGGCTCGCGACCGGGAAGATCATCGCCGCGTCCGCCGCCGCGACGATCAAGAAGGTCGCGCTGGAACTGGGCGGCAAGAACCCGAACGTCGTCTTCGCCGACTCGGACTTCGACACCGCCGTGGACTACGCGCTGACCGCGGTGTTCCTGCACTCCGGTCAGGTCTGCTCGGCGGGGGCGCGCCTGATCGTCCAGGAGGAGTGGCACGACAGGTTCGTCGACGAACTCGTCCGCCGTGCCGAACTGATCCGACTGGGTGGACCTTTCGACCCGAAGGCTGAAACCGGTCCGCTGATCTCGGCCGCCCATTTGGAAAAGATCGAACGGTACGTCGCCGCGGCTCTCGAAGAGGGCGCCGTCCTGCGCACCGGTGGCAAACGCCCCGACGATCGCGAACTCGCGAAGGGGCACTACTACCTGCCGACCATCCTCGACAACGTGAAGCAGGGCAGCAGCGCCGTCGTCGACGAGTCGTTCGGCCCGGTGCTCACCGTCGAGACCTTCACCGACGAGGACGACGCCGTCCGCATCGCCAACGACACCCACTACGGCCTCGCGGGCGCCGTCTTCACCTCGGACGCCTCCCGCGCGCAGCGGGTCGCGAACCGGCTGCGGCACGGCACGATCTGGATCAACGACTTCCACCCGTATCTGCCGCAGGCGGAATGGGGCGGCTACAAGCAATCCGGTTTCGGGCGCGAGCTGGGCCCGACGGGGCTGGCCGAGTACGTGGAGGCGAAGCACATCTACCAGAACCTCCGGCCCGAACCACAGCGCTGGTTCTCAGGGGAGTCAGCGTCCAACTAA
- a CDS encoding APC family permease: MSNPSDDGLAGFGYKQELERTLGNFHTFAAGISYISILTGTFQLFYFGFSFGGPAYWWSWPMVFVGQLMVALSFAELAAHYPVAGSIYNWSKRLGSPHVAWMAGWMMLTASIVSIAAVALAYQITLPQISSFFSFSGDSAVNAVILGTILILFTTLVNAWGVKLMARINSAGVFIELVAAVLLIIALAVNITRGPEVVMQTNNTGADQPWGYFGAFLVASLASTYVMYGFDTASSLGEESHDPRKNAPKAILRALIASFVIGGLILILALMAVGDINNPEIATGGLQFIVKDVLGSTIGTIFLLAVVIAITVCNLAVQSASIRMMFAMGRDNNLPAGKHLARVSPKTKTPVVPAIVSGVIAVLILVVNVGQPQIFTVITSIGIIMIYLAYLLVTIPMLVKRFRGQWPPPKAEGTKYFSLGKLGLPVNILGVLWGGAIVVNLAWPRREVYNATEPYHWYLEWGAVLFVGAVAVVGFAYYWFVLRHKSGVLADHAAEAHPEEAAQ; this comes from the coding sequence ATGAGTAATCCTTCCGACGACGGCCTCGCCGGTTTCGGCTACAAACAGGAACTCGAAAGAACGCTCGGCAATTTCCACACCTTCGCCGCCGGGATCAGCTACATCTCGATCCTGACGGGCACCTTCCAGCTGTTCTACTTCGGCTTCAGCTTCGGCGGGCCCGCCTACTGGTGGTCATGGCCGATGGTGTTCGTCGGCCAGCTGATGGTCGCGCTGTCGTTCGCCGAACTGGCCGCGCACTACCCGGTCGCCGGATCGATCTACAACTGGTCGAAACGGCTCGGCAGCCCGCATGTGGCCTGGATGGCCGGGTGGATGATGCTGACCGCCTCGATCGTCAGCATCGCCGCCGTCGCGCTGGCGTACCAGATCACGCTCCCCCAGATCTCGTCGTTCTTCTCGTTCTCCGGCGACAGCGCGGTGAACGCGGTCATCCTCGGCACCATCCTGATCCTGTTCACCACGCTGGTGAACGCGTGGGGCGTCAAGCTGATGGCGCGGATCAACAGCGCCGGGGTGTTCATCGAACTGGTCGCCGCGGTCCTGCTGATCATCGCGCTCGCGGTGAACATCACGCGCGGCCCCGAGGTCGTCATGCAGACCAACAACACCGGCGCCGACCAGCCGTGGGGCTATTTCGGGGCGTTCCTGGTCGCCTCGCTAGCGTCGACCTACGTCATGTACGGCTTCGACACGGCCAGCTCGCTCGGCGAGGAATCCCACGATCCGCGCAAGAACGCGCCCAAGGCGATCCTGCGGGCGCTGATCGCGTCGTTCGTCATCGGCGGGCTGATCCTGATCCTGGCGCTGATGGCCGTCGGTGACATCAACAACCCGGAGATCGCCACGGGCGGGCTGCAGTTCATCGTGAAGGACGTCCTCGGCAGCACGATCGGCACGATCTTCCTGCTGGCGGTCGTCATCGCCATCACGGTGTGCAACCTGGCCGTGCAGTCGGCGTCGATCCGGATGATGTTCGCGATGGGCCGGGACAACAACCTGCCCGCGGGAAAGCACCTGGCGCGAGTGTCGCCGAAGACGAAGACGCCGGTGGTCCCCGCGATCGTGTCCGGCGTCATCGCGGTGCTGATCCTGGTGGTCAACGTCGGCCAGCCGCAGATCTTCACGGTGATCACCAGCATCGGCATCATCATGATCTACCTGGCCTACCTGCTGGTCACCATCCCGATGCTGGTCAAGCGTTTCCGCGGCCAGTGGCCGCCGCCCAAGGCCGAGGGCACCAAGTACTTCTCGCTCGGCAAACTGGGCCTGCCGGTCAACATCCTCGGCGTGCTGTGGGGCGGCGCGATCGTGGTGAACCTGGCGTGGCCGCGGCGCGAGGTCTACAACGCGACCGAGCCCTACCACTGGTACCTCGAATGGGGGGCCGTGCTGTTCGTCGGCGCGGTGGCGGTCGTCGGTTTCGCGTATTACTGGTTCGTCCTGCGGCACAAGAGCGGCGTCCTGGCCGATCACGCCGCGGAAGCACATCCCGAGGAGGCAGCACAGTGA
- a CDS encoding response regulator — protein sequence MSIRVLIADDQPIVRTGLTMLLDAQPGIEVVGAAADGREAVRLALQLRPDVGLFDVRMPLMDGIEATRRLAGPDVTDPLPIVVITTFDLDEYVHGALKAGARGFLLKDAGPALLTQAIHAAADGDALIAPSVTVRLLEVFAHAKTPRPRQPIEPLTAREEEVLVPVARGRTNNEIAGELYITPSTVKAHLASLMRKLGARNRVEVAMWAHETGRV from the coding sequence ATGAGCATCAGGGTCCTCATCGCCGACGACCAGCCCATCGTGCGCACCGGGCTGACCATGCTGCTCGACGCCCAACCCGGCATCGAAGTGGTCGGCGCGGCCGCCGACGGGCGCGAGGCGGTCCGCCTGGCGCTCCAGCTGCGCCCCGACGTCGGCCTGTTCGACGTCCGAATGCCGCTGATGGACGGCATCGAAGCCACCCGGCGCCTCGCCGGCCCCGACGTCACCGACCCTCTGCCGATCGTGGTCATCACCACCTTCGACCTCGACGAGTACGTCCACGGGGCGCTCAAAGCCGGCGCCCGTGGGTTTCTGCTCAAGGACGCCGGACCCGCCCTGCTGACCCAGGCCATCCACGCCGCCGCTGACGGAGACGCACTGATCGCGCCCAGCGTGACCGTCCGGCTGCTGGAAGTGTTCGCCCACGCGAAGACCCCACGGCCGAGGCAACCGATAGAACCGCTCACCGCCCGTGAGGAGGAAGTCCTCGTGCCGGTAGCCCGGGGCCGCACCAACAATGAGATCGCCGGCGAGCTCTATATCACCCCGAGCACCGTCAAAGCCCACCTCGCCAGCCTCATGCGCAAGCTCGGCGCCAGAAACCGCGTCGAGGTCGCCATGTGGGCCCACGAGACCGGTCGCGTCTGA
- a CDS encoding TetR family transcriptional regulator — MVRDKEATKRKLLDAATTEFATYGIAGARVDRIAKNAGANKALIYAYFCSKEYLFEVVVQEQVDLAIKSVPITPDDLPGYAGRLFDRYLEHPEVLRLMGWLRLEQGFDAAPEAEVRAHADKVAAIREAQRAGSVPDHFDAEELLSLVVHLSILGFSSPAATRDLVVRSVARITGT; from the coding sequence ATGGTCAGGGACAAGGAAGCGACCAAGCGGAAGCTGCTGGACGCGGCGACGACCGAGTTCGCGACGTACGGCATCGCGGGCGCCCGGGTGGATCGCATCGCGAAGAACGCCGGCGCCAACAAGGCGCTGATCTACGCCTATTTCTGCAGCAAGGAATACCTTTTCGAGGTGGTCGTGCAGGAGCAGGTGGACCTCGCGATCAAGTCGGTCCCGATCACTCCCGACGATCTGCCCGGCTACGCGGGACGGCTGTTCGACCGGTATCTGGAGCACCCCGAAGTCCTGCGGCTCATGGGCTGGCTCCGGCTGGAGCAGGGCTTCGACGCGGCGCCGGAGGCCGAAGTCCGGGCGCACGCGGACAAGGTCGCCGCGATCCGGGAAGCCCAGCGCGCCGGATCCGTGCCGGACCACTTCGACGCCGAGGAACTGCTGAGCCTCGTCGTGCACCTGTCGATCCTGGGTTTCTCCTCCCCCGCCGCGACGCGTGACCTCGTCGTCCGGTCGGTCGCCCGGATCACGGGAACCTGA